CTCTTTGAAATAAATGCGTTAATGATTCTTGTGTTGCTTGAATTGATTCTTTACTTCCTGTAACATGACTTGCTACAACATTACTTTGAATGAAGTAATCACGATTATGCCATTCATGACGAAAATCTAATCCTCCTGTGTATGCTGCTTTTCTCAAGAAACTTAAATCATCATTTAAATTTCTATTTGTAGAAGTAAAAATTCCACCGATATAACTATTACGATCATTAAAGTCTTTTTGAACTCTAGCTACAAAGTAATTTGTTAATGGTTCTACCAACTCTTCTCTCCTATTTCCATTATTATCAATCTCAGCATATTCATTTGAAGTCACAGTTTCTAAAACTCCAATAGACCAACCATCTCTAGTTTTACCAGAAAATTTTGCGGCTCCTAAAATTGTTGTATTAATTGGGATATCAGCAAACTCTCCATCATTAAGATCTACTCCTCCTTGCGGAGCTCTACCAATCCTTCTACTATAGAAAACATTATCTGGTCCGTTAGCAAATCTGAAATCGAAAATGTTTTTATTCTCAACAAAAAATGGTCGTTGTTCATTAAAGAAAATCTGGAATCCATCTAAAGCAATAGCTCCAGGATCTGCTTCAACTTGGCCAAAATCAGGATTAACAGTTAAATCTAAAGTTAGATCATTTGTAATTCCAATTTTCGCATCTAAACCTGCATTTACACTAAAATCACTTCCATCTCTAAAAGGATTACCCCCTTCTTTCTCATAAGTATCATATTGAAAAACAGTAAATGGTTGTATCTCTAACTGTTTCTGAGATTTTAGACCTTTTAATCCATGTAGTTCTCCGGCTTCACTTATAAAACCAGATACTTCATTAGGAATTCTTTGCCAAAGAGAACGTTCTTGTTCTCTAAAAAATGTCCTATTGATATTTAAACCCCAAACCTGTTCTTCTGCTTTACCAAATCTTAATTGAGTGAATGGTATTTTCATTTCTGCAGTCCATCCTTTATCATCAACTACTGCATCAGTATACCAAATAGGATTCCAACTCGCATCCCAATCTTGCCCGTTTTGAGTGGCTAATTCCTCTCCTTTTACACCAGCAGCAGTTACAGTGAATACGAATGCAGTTCTTTTATCATGATAACTATCTATAATTACATTGATTCTATCCCCAGCGAATCCATCTCTTCTTGACAGACGTTGTTCAATTTTTTCTGGTTCATCATCAAATGCTCTTAAAGCAACATATAGATACTTATCATCGTAACCAATTTTAAATTTTGTCTGATATGTAGGAGGCTTCCCTTCATCTGGTGCCTTCTCAACAAAGTCCGTACCCCAGTCTAAATGATCCCAAGCTTGATCTGTAATTACACCATCTATCTCAGGTAAAGTCTTCATCCTTTTAGTGACATACTTCTTTTTTGGAACCGCAACAGTTCCTGAACTCTCTTGACTATATAGATTCTGGAATAAAAATAATCCAAAAATTGGGAGTAAATATCTTGTTCTCATCAGTAGGTTTTAATCCGACATCAAAAGTACCGCAGAATTCTCTTAATAATATGTTAATTTAAAATGAGCATTTCATAATTTAAAACAAAAGCAACTTACTATTTGTCAGTAAAATAAATAATTGTAAATTTGCACTCCTTTTTGAAGGAAAAATTAAATTATTAATAGACAAAAACTATATCGTGTTATGAACACATTAAGTTACAAAACGGTATCGGCTAACAAAGCTACTGTAAACAAAGAGTGGGTTTTAGTTGATGCGGACGGGCAGTCACTAGGTCGTTTAGCTTCTAAAGTTGCAAAACTTATTAGAGGTAAACACAAGACAAACTACACTCCACACGTTGACTGTGGTGATAACGTAATTATCATCAATGCAGACAAAGTTGAATTAACTGGAAGCAAGTGGACTAACAAAACTTACTTACGTCACACTGGTTACCCAGGTGGACAAAAATCTCTTACTGCACAAGAAATTTTCGACAAAAATCCTGCGAGATTAGTAGAGAAAGCAGTAAAAGGTATGTTACCTAAAAACAAATTAGGTAGCGCATTATTTAGAAATTTATATGTATATGTTGGTACAGAGCACGGACAAGAAGCTCAAAAGCCACAAACTATTAACCTTAACGATCTTAAATAATGGAAACAGTTCACAAAATCGGTAGAAGAAAAACAGCTGTTGCACGTGTATATGTTTCTGAAGGAAGTGGAAACATCACAATCAACAAAAGAGAATTAAATAATTATTTCACTACACCAACTTTACAATATAAAGTTCAACAACCATTAATGTTAACTGAGAACTTAGCTTCTTATGACATTAAAGTAAATGTTTATGGTGGTGGTGTTACAGGACAAGCTGAAGCTATTCGTTTAGCAATTACAAGAGCTTTAGTGTCTATCAATGAAGATCACAGATCTGTGTTGAAACCAGAAGGATTATTAACTCGTGATCCAAGAATGGTTGAACGTAAGAAATTCGGTCAGAAGAAAGCACGTAAGAAATTCCAGTTCTCTAAACGTTAATATTATACTGGACTTGTTTCAGTATCCATTAATTGTTTCGAGACTGTTATTTATAAGAGTATATTATTTATTAACAGTTTAGTATCTAAATATTTCAGACTTAATAACTACTGAAATATTGCGAAAACAGAACGTAAACACATTTATTAAAATGGCAAACATTCAAGAATTATTAGAAAATGGAGTACACTTCGGTCACTTAACTAGAAAGTGGAATCCAAACATGGCTCCATACATTTATACAGAGCGTAATGGTGTTCACATCATCGATTTGTATAAAACTTCTGCTAAGATTGACGAAGCTAAAGCTGCGTTAAACAAGATTGCAAACTCAGGACGTAAAATCTTATTCGTTGCTACAAAGAAGCAAGCTAAAGATATCGTTGCTGAAAAAGCAAAATCAGTAAACATGCCTTACATTACTGAAAGATGGCCAGGTGGTATGTTAACTAACTTTGTTACTATCCGTAAAGCTGTAAAGAAAATGGCTTCTATTGATAGAATGAAGCAAGATGGTTCTTTTGATGCATTATCTAAAAGAGAAAAATTACAAATCAACCGTCAACGTGAAAAATTAGAAAAGAACTTAGGTTCTATCTCTGATATGACTCGTTTACCAGGTGCATTATTTGTAATTGATGTAAAGAAAGAGCACATTGCTATTGCAGAAGCTCAAAAATTAAACATTCCAATCTTTGCAATGGTTGATACAAACTCTGATCCAAGACCGATCGATTTTGTAATTCCTGCAAATGATGATGCTTCTAAGTCTATTGACAAAGTTTTATCTTATGTTACTGAAGCAATTTCTGAAGGATTAGCTGAAAGAAAAGCTGATAAAGAAAAAGCTAAAGCTGACAAAGAAGTTGAGACTAAGAATGAAGAAGTAAAGGCTGAAGAAGCTAAATAAATTTTAATTTAAAGGTTTCATCACATTGAAACCTTTATTTTATTTTATCATTGTAATTATTAATACAACTAATAAAAAAAAATAAAATGTCAAAAATTAGCGCTGCTGACGTAAAAAAATTAAGAGAGACTACTGGTGCAGGAATGATGGACTGTAAGAAGGCTTTAGTAGAAGCAGAAGGAGACTTCGATAAAGCAATTGAAATCTTACGTAAAAAAGGACAAAAGATTGCTGCTAAAAGAGCTGATCGTGATTCATCTGAAGGTGTAGCTATCGCTAAAGTTAGTGAAGATAACACTTATGGTGTTGCTATCGTTTTAGCTTGTGAAACTGATTTCGTTGCTAAAAATGATACATATAAAGAATTAGCTCAACAGTTTGTTGATATCGCTATTAACTTTACTAACAAAGAAGATTTCTTAGCTGCTGATTTTGGAGATGGTAATACTGTTGCTGAAAAATTAATTGAGCAAACTGGTGTAATCGGTGAGAAAATCGAAGTTCCATCTTTTGAAAGAGTTGAAGCTCCTTACGTAGGATCATATACTCACGTAGGTAAGATTGCTGCTTTAGTAGGACTTACTAATACAAATGAGAAAGCTGCTGAATTAACTAAAGATTTAGCAATGCAAGCTGCTTCTATGGGAGCAACTACTTTATCTTATAAAGATTTCTCTCCAGAGTATGTAGCTGCTGAAACTGATGCTAGAATTGCTGCTATCATCAAAGATAATGAAGAGTTAGTTCGTTTAGGTAAAACTTTAAAGAACGTACCTCAATTCGTTTCTAGATTACAGTTAACTGACGAAGCTTTAGCTCAAGCTGAAGAAGCTGCTAAAGAGCAATTAAAAGCTGAAGGTAAACCAGAGCAAATCTGGGACAAAATCTTACCAGGAAAAATGGAAAGATTTATTTCTGATAACACTACTTTAGATCAAGAGCAGTGTTTATTAGATCAAAAATTCATCAAGGATGAGAAGAAAACTGTTGCAGAATATGTTTCTTCTTATGGTGATGTAGAAGTTAAAAACTTCGTAAGAGTTACTTTAGGGTAATTTCTTTCTAACATATTTTATAAAAGACCTTTGAATATTCAAAGGTCTTTTTATTTTTACAATAAAAATTTTATGAAAAAAATTATCGCTATTCTGTTTATCATAATTTCGATTTTTTTATCGATCGGATTCCTGATTCAAATTCCAGAAATAATCACTAATCTTTCTAGAGCAAACAATTCATACGGAATTGGCTACTTGATTGGCTCTTTGTTGCCTTTAGTTTTTACCTTTGGACTTTTTAGGATCGGTTTAAAATGGTTAAAATCAAAACCAAAAAATAATAATGAAATTCAAAACATAGGCATCGATTAATAAAAAGATTAACTAATTTTTATTTCTTAATGAACTTCATTTTTTTCTCACCATTATTTATTGACAACACATAAACCCCACTGTTTAATCCTCCTACTTCAACCTCTAAAGTATCTTGATTAAGTTCTTTTCTAATCAATTCCTCACCCAGCAAACTGTAAATAATCACATTTTTAGTTCTTTCAGTAAAATCCATTTGAATCTTTAGGACTTCATCTACTGGATTCGGAAATAATCTCACCAAATCATTCTCATAACTCAAATCATCAGTACTTAAAACTGACGACTCACAATCTTCACCAGGCAAATTGTAGCATCTATTCGCTGGACCCAATTTTGGATTCCAATCTATTCCAGCTAACCATAGCTCTCCATTATATTCATAAGCCCCAACATCCGGTGCAGCTCCTTTAAATCCATCTGTAATACCCGTAATCTCGATTCCTTTGTCAATAGCACTTGCCCCATTCGTTAAGTTAAATTTTCCATTAGCTATGTTATTGAAATCAGTATTCTGTGCAATAAGATTGTTTTTTTTATCTGACTGAGGTTCCCACTCTCCTTTAAAACCAAGGTTATTCCAAACTCTTACATTTGTAAATGCCGTACCTGCTTTATGCCAAGCTCCCATTTCATCAGAATTATTCCAAAACGTATTATTAAAAACATCAATATCTTTACCGTCCCAATTGATTTGAACACCTGTCCATTCTGTATTCCAAACCACATTATGATGAACTGAAAAGGCCTCCGCATCATTATCTAAATAAATGCCAGCAGCCTTCTTTTTATCACCTCTTGATGCTGTATCATGAAACCAATTATGATGAATTTCTGTATTCTGTGGACCACCAACAGTATAAAAAGTGGCACAATCATCTGCAATTAAATTACTTTTATACACATCATTATAAGCAATTTCACAACGATTACCATTGAAGTTTATTCCATCTCTTCCACCGTTAAAAATAGTATTATTCAGAATTTTATTATCAGTTCCTCCTCTGGCAACTAATGGCGCGTCATAGGAACCTAAATAATTAAAATCATGGATGTAACAGTTTTTCAACAAATTAAAACTACCTCCTAATCGAACTCCAGTTGCAGCACTAAATCCAATTTCACACTTGTCAACTACATTGTTTGTTCCGTTAACTTCAATGCTCGGTTTTCCAGCATTGAAACCTTTAAATATTCCCTGAGTATGATTTCCGTAAAACGAGGAAACACCAAAGAGCTTATTATTATTTGAATTGGATTTCAACTCGATCCCTCCACCAAATACAGCGATATTTCTAATCTCTATATGACTCCTTTGATTCAAATCGATAGTTAAACTTCTTCTTCTCATTTGAACTAAACCATCATTCGGTTTATTCCCACCAGGTAGAATCACGAATAATTCTTTGGTTGAACTATCAAACCACCATTCGTTTTCATAATCCAATGCTCCTTTAACACCTTCCAAATAAAAATCTCCTTTATCTGCCGGAGCATGAAAAGTTCTAATCCATGTTGGGTTCTTATCTAGTACAAAATTCACTCTTCCTGCCGCACTCGAAGTAATGAATGATTTCCAGGCAATCCATCCAGATCCAGGCTTGTCACCATAGAAAAAAACCGAACCACCAGTCCAATTTATATTTGGAATTTTAGAAGAAGTTAAATACGCTCCATTCACGACATCTGAAGGACTTCCTCCGTCATTTCTTAAAGAATTAAGAGTAAATGGGTTTCCATCAGTATTATTCGGCCATCTCGCTAAGTCCATGGCAGTACTTCCATTCATGACAAAATTATCCTGTCCCAAATCCCAATCAACTTTTATCTTGTAGATATTTCCTGTATCATTAATCCAGCCACTTAGACTTTCCATTGCACTAATAATAACTTTTTCATTGTCTTTTGATGTGTAAATAATCGGGTTCCCAGAAACTCCTGATCTATCTGGACGTAGAATTTCTTCATAGACTCCTTCTCCAATTATAATTACATCTCCAGGTTGAGCAATAGAAGAAGCTTTGGCTATAGTTTTAAAGGGCTTAGTTATTGTTCCCGTGTAGGTATCATCACCCGATTTGGAAACATAAATATCTTTACTATAGGTTAGAGAACAACAAAAAAGGAACACTAATAACAGTGCTTTTGCGTAATAAGTTTTCATGATGATTGTAGTTTGATTGTTTAATAGTATGTATAGGTTAATTACTTATTTCAACTAAACTAAGAAACCACTTAATTAGTATTTTGAATCTCTTTAAAATTCAAATTTTATAAAAACATCCTAAAACTTACATTCTTTTTTTTCTTACTAATACTTTGGTATATTTGCACAACTTTCAACAGAACTATGCAATACAAACGAATACTTCTAAAATTAAGCGGAGAAGCCCTTATGGGGGAACGCGACTATGGAATTGACCCAAAAAGATTAAAAGAATATGCCTTACAAATAAAACAAGTTGTTGAAAAAGGTATTGAAGTTGCCATTGTTATTGGTGGTGGTAATATATTTAGAGGTGTTGCTGGAGCAGCTAACGGAATGGACAGAGTTCAAGGAGATCACATGGGAATGTTAGCAACATGTATTAACGGTTTAGCTTTACAAAGTGCTTTAGAAGATGAAGGTGTTTACACAAGAATGCAAACTGCCTTAGAAATCAAAGAAGTTGCTGAACCTTACATTAAAAGAAAAGCTATAAGACACTTAGAAAAAGGTAGAGTTGTTATATTTGGTGCAGGAACAGGAAATCCATACTTTACAACGGATACTGCTGCTGTATTAAGAGCAATTGAAATAGATGCAGATGCAATTTTAAAAGGAACTCGTGTAGATGGAATCTATAATGACGATCCTGAGAAAAATAAAGATGCAATTAAATTCGAAACTATTACGTTTAAAGATGTAATAGAAAAAGGATTAAAAGTAATGGATATGACTGCTTTTACCCTTAGTGAAGAAAATAAATTACCTATTATTGTTTTTGATATGAACAAAAACGGGAACTTAATGAAATTAGTTTCTGGTGAACCAATTGGAACAATAGTTGATTACAAATAAAATCATATTGAAATTCAATACTGATTTATAAATATTATAGTGAGATGACTGAAGAAATAGATTTTATATTAGATAGCACAAAAGAAGCAATGGATAGCGCAATTTCTCATTTAGAGAAAGAATTACGTAGTATTAGAGCTGGTAAAGCTTCTCCAGCAATGTTAGCAAATGTACAAGTTGATTATTATGGATCTGCAACACCATTAAGTCAAGTAGCTAATGTAAATACTCCAGATGCAAGAACAATTTCTATTCAACCATGGGAAAAAAATATGTTACAAGAAATTGAAAAAGCTATTATGATTGCTAATTTAGGTTTCAACCCTATGAACAATGGTGAAAGTATTATAATTAATGTTCCACCATTAACAGAGGAGCGTCGTCGTGATCTTGCAAAACAAGCTAAAGCTGAGGCTGAAAATGCTAAAGTGGGAGTTAGAAATGCAAGAAAAGATGCAAATAATGAGATCAAAAAGTTAGACGTTTCTGACGATATGAAGAAAAATACAGAAGCTGATATCCAAACTTTAACAGATAATTACGTGAAGCAAATTGACGAGAAATATGCTGTTAAGGAAAAAGAAATCATGACTGTATAATCAAAAAATAACATGCAGAAAAAGAGTGTTTTTAGAACACTCTTTTTTTTGTTCTATTACCTCTTTTTAACCTACCTTTGCACAAACTTTTTTGAATGACTTTTTGGACTAAAATCGCAGGATTTATTTTACGTAATCGCTATCTAGTATTAGCACTCATTATTGGTATCACTGCTTATTTAGTTACCCAAACTAATAAAATTAGGTTTTCTTACTCTGAAGCGAACTTACTTCCAGAGAATCATGAAGTAAATTTAGAATACAACAAGTTTTTAGAAATTTTCGGTGAAGAAGGAAATTTAATCATCCTTGGATTAAAAGACAGCACCGTTTTTGAAGTAGAAAAATTCAATGCTTGGAATGAATTAGCGAGACAATTAGACTCTACTCCACAGGTTGAGTTAACCGTTTCTATAACTGATATTAAAAAGTTAGAAGCTGACCGAAAGAAAAGAAAATTTGTTATTACTCCTCTTTTTGAAAAAACTCCAAGTAAACAGGAAGATATTGAAAGTATAAAGAAACAATTATTCGAAAAACTTCCTTTTTATGACAATATTTTATATAACGGTGAAGGAACTATCCAAACTGCCATTTATTTAAAAAAGGATATTGTAAATACTCCTGAAAGAGCAGATTTCATAGAGCAAAAGTTAATTCCGCTTGTAGAGAAATTCGAAAAAGATAATAATTTACAAGTTCGAATGTCTGGAATGCCATACATTAGAACTTTAAATTCAAAAAATATTGCTGAAGAAATGCTGCTTTTTGTTGGAGGAGCATTATTGATTACAGCAATTATATTCTTCTTTTTCTTTAGATCTTTTAGAGCTACATTCATCACGTTATTAGTAGTAGGTGTTGGTGTAACTTGGGCGTTCGGATTTATTGGTTTATTAGGTTATGAATTGACCGTTTTAACTGCTCTAATCCCTCCGTTAATTATTGTTATTGGAGTTCCTAATGCAGTTTTCCTTATAAACAAATATCAGCAAGAAGTAAAAAAACATGGTAATCAAGCAAAATCATTACAGCGTGTAATTTCTAAGATTGGTAATGCAACGTTAATGACTAACATTACTACTGCATCTGGATTTGCCACGTTCGTTTTTGTTAAAAGTCAATTATTACGTGAGTTCGGTATACTTGCATCAATTAATATTATCAGTATTTTCATTTTAGCTTTATTAATCATCCCGATTTTATATAGCTTCATGCCTTTACCACAGAAAAAACATTTAAATCACTTAGAAAAAAAGTGGATGGAAAATGTGGTTAATTGGATGGAACGTACTGTAAGACATCACAGAATAGCAATATATATAACTACCGTTGTAATTATCATTTTAAGTATGTCTGGCCTTGCGCTAATTAGAGTTTCAGGTAGTTTAATTGAAGACATGCCAAAAGGGAAACAATTCTACAAAGACATTAAGTTCTTCGAAACTGAATTTGGTGGAATTATGCCTTTAGAAATATTAATTGATACCAAAAAGAAAAAGGGTGTAATGAAGCTTTCTACTTTAAAGAAAATGGAAAAGCTAATTGAAACTATTGAAACTTTCCCGGAGTTATCAAAACCAATTTCGGTAAACAATCTTGTAAAATATTCTAAGCAAGCTTTCTATAAAGGAAACCCAAAATATTATCAATTACCAACTAGTCAAGAGCAAAGTTCAATTTTTGCATACACCAGAAATTCTGATGGAAACTCTGGTATGTTGAAAAACTTCGTTGATAGCACTGGAAGATACGCACGTATTACTACTTTCATGAAAGATG
This genomic window from Tenacibaculum sp. 190524A05c contains:
- a CDS encoding DUF5916 domain-containing protein → MRTRYLLPIFGLFLFQNLYSQESSGTVAVPKKKYVTKRMKTLPEIDGVITDQAWDHLDWGTDFVEKAPDEGKPPTYQTKFKIGYDDKYLYVALRAFDDEPEKIEQRLSRRDGFAGDRINVIIDSYHDKRTAFVFTVTAAGVKGEELATQNGQDWDASWNPIWYTDAVVDDKGWTAEMKIPFTQLRFGKAEEQVWGLNINRTFFREQERSLWQRIPNEVSGFISEAGELHGLKGLKSQKQLEIQPFTVFQYDTYEKEGGNPFRDGSDFSVNAGLDAKIGITNDLTLDLTVNPDFGQVEADPGAIALDGFQIFFNEQRPFFVENKNIFDFRFANGPDNVFYSRRIGRAPQGGVDLNDGEFADIPINTTILGAAKFSGKTRDGWSIGVLETVTSNEYAEIDNNGNRREELVEPLTNYFVARVQKDFNDRNSYIGGIFTSTNRNLNDDLSFLRKAAYTGGLDFRHEWHNRDYFIQSNVVASHVTGSKESIQATQESLTHLFQRVDASHVEVDPNRTSLTGTGGRVFGGKRGGGNWRYWAGVNWRSPELELNDVGFLRQADEIRQFASLRYLWQVPTETYRDASVRLRQLSSFDFEGNYNRMEYSLQGNINWINNWWTELELTHKPRIFLNTFLRGGPRWRYSEENFMVLFFGSDQSKKFNFRVGYIKSATEQNNFSFTRYVLGLNYQPFDSLNASLTTEFTENPNKTQYVNEADFGAVKRYILGNIDQKTWSTTLRLNYSINPNLSIQYYGQPFISRGRYNNFNYVNNSIAKDLNERVIWYGDNQIQQASSGDYLVDEDANGVTDYEFSNPNFSFVQFRSNLVARWEYIPGSELFLVWAQGTTGNVDSDRSLLGGLNTQILDNTLENTFLIKATYRFL
- the rplM gene encoding 50S ribosomal protein L13 is translated as MNTLSYKTVSANKATVNKEWVLVDADGQSLGRLASKVAKLIRGKHKTNYTPHVDCGDNVIIINADKVELTGSKWTNKTYLRHTGYPGGQKSLTAQEIFDKNPARLVEKAVKGMLPKNKLGSALFRNLYVYVGTEHGQEAQKPQTINLNDLK
- the rpsI gene encoding 30S ribosomal protein S9 → METVHKIGRRKTAVARVYVSEGSGNITINKRELNNYFTTPTLQYKVQQPLMLTENLASYDIKVNVYGGGVTGQAEAIRLAITRALVSINEDHRSVLKPEGLLTRDPRMVERKKFGQKKARKKFQFSKR
- the rpsB gene encoding 30S ribosomal protein S2, with translation MANIQELLENGVHFGHLTRKWNPNMAPYIYTERNGVHIIDLYKTSAKIDEAKAALNKIANSGRKILFVATKKQAKDIVAEKAKSVNMPYITERWPGGMLTNFVTIRKAVKKMASIDRMKQDGSFDALSKREKLQINRQREKLEKNLGSISDMTRLPGALFVIDVKKEHIAIAEAQKLNIPIFAMVDTNSDPRPIDFVIPANDDASKSIDKVLSYVTEAISEGLAERKADKEKAKADKEVETKNEEVKAEEAK
- the tsf gene encoding translation elongation factor Ts translates to MSKISAADVKKLRETTGAGMMDCKKALVEAEGDFDKAIEILRKKGQKIAAKRADRDSSEGVAIAKVSEDNTYGVAIVLACETDFVAKNDTYKELAQQFVDIAINFTNKEDFLAADFGDGNTVAEKLIEQTGVIGEKIEVPSFERVEAPYVGSYTHVGKIAALVGLTNTNEKAAELTKDLAMQAASMGATTLSYKDFSPEYVAAETDARIAAIIKDNEELVRLGKTLKNVPQFVSRLQLTDEALAQAEEAAKEQLKAEGKPEQIWDKILPGKMERFISDNTTLDQEQCLLDQKFIKDEKKTVAEYVSSYGDVEVKNFVRVTLG
- a CDS encoding T9SS type A sorting domain-containing protein; the encoded protein is MKTYYAKALLLVFLFCCSLTYSKDIYVSKSGDDTYTGTITKPFKTIAKASSIAQPGDVIIIGEGVYEEILRPDRSGVSGNPIIYTSKDNEKVIISAMESLSGWINDTGNIYKIKVDWDLGQDNFVMNGSTAMDLARWPNNTDGNPFTLNSLRNDGGSPSDVVNGAYLTSSKIPNINWTGGSVFFYGDKPGSGWIAWKSFITSSAAGRVNFVLDKNPTWIRTFHAPADKGDFYLEGVKGALDYENEWWFDSSTKELFVILPGGNKPNDGLVQMRRRSLTIDLNQRSHIEIRNIAVFGGGIELKSNSNNNKLFGVSSFYGNHTQGIFKGFNAGKPSIEVNGTNNVVDKCEIGFSAATGVRLGGSFNLLKNCYIHDFNYLGSYDAPLVARGGTDNKILNNTIFNGGRDGINFNGNRCEIAYNDVYKSNLIADDCATFYTVGGPQNTEIHHNWFHDTASRGDKKKAAGIYLDNDAEAFSVHHNVVWNTEWTGVQINWDGKDIDVFNNTFWNNSDEMGAWHKAGTAFTNVRVWNNLGFKGEWEPQSDKKNNLIAQNTDFNNIANGKFNLTNGASAIDKGIEITGITDGFKGAAPDVGAYEYNGELWLAGIDWNPKLGPANRCYNLPGEDCESSVLSTDDLSYENDLVRLFPNPVDEVLKIQMDFTERTKNVIIYSLLGEELIRKELNQDTLEVEVGGLNSGVYVLSINNGEKKMKFIKK
- the pyrH gene encoding UMP kinase gives rise to the protein MQYKRILLKLSGEALMGERDYGIDPKRLKEYALQIKQVVEKGIEVAIVIGGGNIFRGVAGAANGMDRVQGDHMGMLATCINGLALQSALEDEGVYTRMQTALEIKEVAEPYIKRKAIRHLEKGRVVIFGAGTGNPYFTTDTAAVLRAIEIDADAILKGTRVDGIYNDDPEKNKDAIKFETITFKDVIEKGLKVMDMTAFTLSEENKLPIIVFDMNKNGNLMKLVSGEPIGTIVDYK
- the frr gene encoding ribosome recycling factor, which produces MTEEIDFILDSTKEAMDSAISHLEKELRSIRAGKASPAMLANVQVDYYGSATPLSQVANVNTPDARTISIQPWEKNMLQEIEKAIMIANLGFNPMNNGESIIINVPPLTEERRRDLAKQAKAEAENAKVGVRNARKDANNEIKKLDVSDDMKKNTEADIQTLTDNYVKQIDEKYAVKEKEIMTV
- a CDS encoding efflux RND transporter permease subunit, with the translated sequence MTFWTKIAGFILRNRYLVLALIIGITAYLVTQTNKIRFSYSEANLLPENHEVNLEYNKFLEIFGEEGNLIILGLKDSTVFEVEKFNAWNELARQLDSTPQVELTVSITDIKKLEADRKKRKFVITPLFEKTPSKQEDIESIKKQLFEKLPFYDNILYNGEGTIQTAIYLKKDIVNTPERADFIEQKLIPLVEKFEKDNNLQVRMSGMPYIRTLNSKNIAEEMLLFVGGALLITAIIFFFFFRSFRATFITLLVVGVGVTWAFGFIGLLGYELTVLTALIPPLIIVIGVPNAVFLINKYQQEVKKHGNQAKSLQRVISKIGNATLMTNITTASGFATFVFVKSQLLREFGILASINIISIFILALLIIPILYSFMPLPQKKHLNHLEKKWMENVVNWMERTVRHHRIAIYITTVVIIILSMSGLALIRVSGSLIEDMPKGKQFYKDIKFFETEFGGIMPLEILIDTKKKKGVMKLSTLKKMEKLIETIETFPELSKPISVNNLVKYSKQAFYKGNPKYYQLPTSQEQSSIFAYTRNSDGNSGMLKNFVDSTGRYARITTFMKDVGTDKMDIIQERLNAVIHKQFPDNKFEVSMTGKALVFLKGTNYLIRNLVISLSLAIFLISIFMAWMFRSLEMILISLIPNMLPLLMTAGLMGFFDIPIKPSTILVFSIAFGISVDDTIHFLAKYRQELLANNWRIKPAVYSALKETGVSMFYTSIVLFFGFLVFTVSSFGGTIALGGLVSVTLLLAMVSNLLLLPSLLLSFEKKIANKKVLKETNFKILPPKEKTEK